A genomic stretch from Telopea speciosissima isolate NSW1024214 ecotype Mountain lineage chromosome 7, Tspe_v1, whole genome shotgun sequence includes:
- the LOC122669187 gene encoding uncharacterized protein LOC122669187, translating into MFGLGDDLIIEFPGVSWLIWLHLLVMFFLFFLLLSYLGIHVFHAAEDRPSSTYAGKFSSNDHPGTKQIQKNPTNSDSNCSLIDNKVTESLETIGGHLTTSTGITKLKVGKEQDEEEEIEEMGESSPIMLKQRTVMHFSVNPCYYLGQVLKPFLKCLGLQSIYPDPSTTKQEGRNPKKMTQENLLDQDQKVDPKTLQ; encoded by the exons ATGTTTGGCTTAGGCGACGATCTCATTATTGAATTTCCAGGGGTGTCATGGCTCATATGGCTGCACCTCTTGGtgatgttcttcctcttcttcctccttctctcctaCCTTGGAATCCATGTCTTCCATGCCGCCGAAGACCGACCGAGCTCGACCTACGCCGGTAAATTTTCGAGTAACGATCACCCTGGAACAAAGCAAATCCAGAAAAATCCCACTAACAGTGACAGCAACTGCTCACTGATTGATAACAAG GTGACTGAAAGTCTAGAAACCATTGGAGGCCACTTGACAACATCCACAGGAATAACAAAACTGAAAGTGGGGAAGGaacaagatgaggaagaagagatagaagaaatGGGGGAATCTTCACCAATAATGCTCAAACAGAGAACAGTAATGCACTTTTCTGTTAATCCCTGCTATTACCTGGGACAAGTTTTAAAGCCTTTTCTGAAGTGCTTGGGTCTTCAATCCATATATCCGGATCCCTCAACAACAAAGCAAGAAGGAAGAAATCCAAa GAAAATGACACAAGAGAATCTATTGGATCAAGATCAGAAAGTAGATCCAAAAACCCTTCAATGA